The sequence GGCCTCGATGCTGCGCGCGGCCGAGAGCGCGAGCGGCGCGTACATCCCGGCGGCCGTGTCGTCGAAGGTGAACAGCGGCCCGCTGAGGACGAGGACGCCCGCGAGCACACCGTCCGGGCCGTGCACGGCGACGGCCAGCGCGCGCCGCGCGGCACCGGGGTCGGCCGGGTCGAGGGTCCAGCCGTCGCGGGCCGCCCCGGCGAGCGCCTCCGCGTCCTCGTCCTCGGTCCCGGCGGCCTCGCCCAGGGCCCGTACGAGCAGGCCCCCGGCGCCCGCCGTGAGCCGCTCGCGCTCGCCCGGCCGCGGCCCGAGCGCGAGCCCCGTACCGGGCGCGCTCACCTCGACGTGCACCAGCCACTCCCGGTCGCGCACCGCGTACGAGGCGAACAACCCCGTACGGGCGTGGAGTTCGTCGAGGACCGGGCGGACGTGGCGCAGGACGGGCTCCTCGGCGAGCACCGCCGCGGCGAGGCCGAGCAGGCGCGGGCCCGGCCGGTAGCTGCCGCCCTCGGCGGCCTCGGCGAAGCCCGCGGCGGCGAGCGAGCGCAACAGCCGGTGCACGGTGGGCTTCGCGAGCCCCGTACGCCGTGACAGCTCGGCGAGCCGGTGCGGCGCGCCCGTCGCGACGAGCGCCGACAGGACCTCCATCGCCTTGTCCACCGGACCCGGAGCGGTCCTGTCCGCAGGACCGGCGACAAGGCCCGTACCTGGCGAAACGTCGGGGGCCACGAGGGCCGCTGCCTGCGAAGGACTGTTGACCGTTTTCCCCATGGGGTTTAGCTTACCCGCACTGCATTCCATCTGCCGGAACGGGTGTGTTGCTCAATGGAACGAATACCTCGGGGTGCGCCACACGGGCCCCGTCCGTCGCGCCGCA comes from Streptomyces sp. Tu6071 and encodes:
- a CDS encoding helix-turn-helix domain-containing protein, coding for MGKTVNSPSQAAALVAPDVSPGTGLVAGPADRTAPGPVDKAMEVLSALVATGAPHRLAELSRRTGLAKPTVHRLLRSLAAAGFAEAAEGGSYRPGPRLLGLAAAVLAEEPVLRHVRPVLDELHARTGLFASYAVRDREWLVHVEVSAPGTGLALGPRPGERERLTAGAGGLLVRALGEAAGTEDEDAEALAGAARDGWTLDPADPGAARRALAVAVHGPDGVLAGVLVLSGPLFTFDDTAAGMYAPLALSAARSIEAGLAAEAPPRLGLVEAEGEER